A single Cottoperca gobio chromosome 5, fCotGob3.1, whole genome shotgun sequence DNA region contains:
- the gnb1b gene encoding guanine nucleotide binding protein (G protein), beta polypeptide 1b — MSELDQLRQEAEQLKNQIRDARKACADATLSQITANIDPVGRIQMRTRRTLRGHLAKIYAMHWGTDSRLLVSASQDGKLIIWDSYTTNKVHAIPLRSSWVMTCAYAPSGNYVACGGLDNICSIYNLKTREGNVRVSRELAGHTGYLSCCRFLDDNQIVTSSGDTTCALWDIETGQQTTTFAGHTGDVMSLSLAPDTRLFVSGACDASAKLWDVREGMCRQTFTGHESDINAICFFPNGNAFATGSDDATCRLFDLRADQELMIYSHDNIICGITSVAFSKSGRLLLAGYDDFNCNVWDTLKADRAGVLAGHDNRVSCLGVTDDGMAVATGSWDSFLKIWN; from the exons atgaGTGAACTGGACCAGTTACGCCAAGAGGCAGAGCAGCTCAAAAATCAGATCCGA gaTGCCAGGAAAGCATGCGCAGATGCCACACTATCACAG ATCACCGCTAATATTGACCCCGTCGGCCGAATCCAGATGCGTACAAGACGAACGCTGCGGGGTCATTTGGCTAAAATCTATGCCATGCATTGGGGAACAGATTCCAG GCTCTTGGTCAGTGCCTCTCAAGATGGCAAACTCATTATTTGGGACAGCTATACCACAAATAAg GTTCATGCCATCCCACTTCGATCTTCCTGGGTCATGACTTGCGCGTATGCACCTTCAGGGAACTATGTGGCCTGTGGTGGCTTAGACAACATCTGCTCCATTTACAACCTGAAAACACGCGAGGGGAATGTACGTGTGAGTCGTGAGCTCGCAGGACATACAG GATACCTGTCCTGTTGTCGCTTTCTTGATGACAACCAGATTGTTACAAGCTCTGGAGATACCACTTg tgCACTTTGGGACATTGAGACTGGCCAGCAGACGACCACATTTGCTGGACACACAGGCGATGTCATGAGCCTGTCGTTGGCCCCTGACACACGGTTATTTGTCTCTGGTGCTTGTGATGCCTCTGCTAAACTCTGGGATGTTCGAGAGGGCATGTGCAGACAGACATTCACTGGCCATGAGTCTGACATCAATGCCatctgt TTCTTCCCTAATGGCAATGCCTTTGCCACGGGCTCCGATGATGCCACCTGCCGGCTGTTCGATCTGCGTGCTGATCAGGAATTAATGATCTACTCTCATGACAATATCATATGTGGCATCACCTCCGTTGCATTCTCAAAGAGTGGCCGTCTTCTTCTGGCGGGTTATGATGACTTCAACTGTAACGTGTGGGACACACTAAAAGCTGACCGTGCTG GTGTGTTGGCTGGACATGACAACCGCGTTAGCTGCCTGGGAGTTACCGATGATGGCATGGCTGTTGCAACAGGATCCTGGGACAGTTTTTTGAAGATCTGGAATTGA
- the tardbpb gene encoding TAR DNA-binding protein 43 isoform X1 has product MAEVYIRVAEEENEEPMEIPSEDDGTVLLSTVAAQFPGACGLRFRSPVSQCMRGVRLVEGVLHAPENGWGNVVYVVNYPKVVKLAACGRLRRSAMSARPQVDGQVDFYSPSTATDTDNKRKMEEIDASSAVKMKRGDMKTSDLIVLGLPWKTSEQDLKDYFSTFGEVIMVQVKRDAKTGNSKGFGFVRFTEYEAQEKVISQRHMIDGRWCDCKLPNSKQGPDEPLRSRKVFVGRCTEDMTTDDLRQFFMQYGEVTDVFIPKPFRAFAFVTFADDQVAQSLCGEDLIIKGVSVHISNAEPKHGNRQFDRTTRFGNGFGAQAFGSSRSGLGSSTNSSLANFGSFSLNPAMMAAAQAALQSSWGMMGMLASQQQTSTSGSTSSGTSSSRDQSQSFSTGNSNYGTSSASLGWGTGSNSTTTGSGFSSGFGSSMESKSSGWGM; this is encoded by the exons ATGGCTGAGGTATATATTCGAgtggcagaagaagaaaatgaggaaCCAATGGAGATCCCGTCCGAGGACGACGGCACTGTTCTGCTTTCAACTGTGGCGGCTCAGTTTCCAGGAGCGTGCGGCCTACGCTTCAGGAGCCCGGTGTCTCAGTGTATGCGGGGAGTGCGTCTCGTGGAAGGGGTCCTGCACGCACCAGAAAACGGATGGGGGAATGTCGTATATGTGGTGAACTATCCGAAAG TtgtcaagctagcagcttgtggaagactccGGAGAAGCGCAATGAGTGCACGGCCGCAAGTAGACGGACAGGTTGACTTTTACAGTCCTTCGACAGCGACAGATAcag acaacaaaagaaaaatggaggaAATTGATGCCTCTTCTGCTGTGAAAATGAAGAGAGGGGACATGAAGACATCTGACCTGATTGTACTGGGTCTTCCATGGAAAACATCTGAGCAGGACCTTAAAGACTACTTTAGCACATTTGGAGAAGTCATTATGGTCCAG gTAAAACGAGACGCCAAGACTGGAAACTCTAAAGGATTTGGCTTTGTGAGGTTCACAGAATATGAGGCCCAAGAAAAGGTGATCTCCCAGCGCCATATGATTGACGGAAGATGGTGCGACTGCAAGCTCCCTAACTCAAAG CAAGGCCCAGATGAGCCATTGAGGAGCCGGAAAGTGTTTGTAGGCCGTTGCACAGAAGATATGACCACTGACGACCTGCGGCAGTTCTTTATGCAGTATGGTGAAGTCACGGATGTCTTCATCCCCAAGCCATTCCGTGCTTTTGCCTTCGTCACATTTGCAGATGATCAG GTTGCCCAGTCTCTCTGTGGAGAGGACCTAATAATCAAAGGTGTCAGTGTTCACATCTCAAATGCTGAGCCCAAACATGGCAATAGGCAGTTTGATCGCACAACACGGTTTGGGAATGGTTTTGGAGCTCAAGCATTTGGTAGTAGTCGTAGTGGGTTAGGGAGCAGCACTAACAGTAGTTTGGCTAATTTTGGTTCCTTCAGTCTGAACCCTGCTATGATGGCTGCTGCTCAGGCGGCTCTGCAGAGTAGTTGGGGGATGATGGGAATGCTGGCTAGTCAGCAGCAGACATCTACCTCAGGCAGCACCTCCAGTGGAACAAGCTCTAGTAGGGACCAGAGTCAGTCTTTCAGTACAGGCAACAGCAATTACGGCACCAGCTCAGCCAGTCTCGGCTGGGGAACAGGGTCAAACTCTACAACCACTGGTAGTGGGTTTAGCTCAGGTTTTGGGTCCAGTATGGAGTCAAAGTCATCTGGGTGGGGTATGTAA
- the tardbpb gene encoding TAR DNA-binding protein 43 isoform X2, with amino-acid sequence MAEVYIRVAEEENEEPMEIPSEDDGTVLLSTVAAQFPGACGLRFRSPVSQCMRGVRLVEGVLHAPENGWGNVVYVVNYPKDNKRKMEEIDASSAVKMKRGDMKTSDLIVLGLPWKTSEQDLKDYFSTFGEVIMVQVKRDAKTGNSKGFGFVRFTEYEAQEKVISQRHMIDGRWCDCKLPNSKQGPDEPLRSRKVFVGRCTEDMTTDDLRQFFMQYGEVTDVFIPKPFRAFAFVTFADDQVAQSLCGEDLIIKGVSVHISNAEPKHGNRQFDRTTRFGNGFGAQAFGSSRSGLGSSTNSSLANFGSFSLNPAMMAAAQAALQSSWGMMGMLASQQQTSTSGSTSSGTSSSRDQSQSFSTGNSNYGTSSASLGWGTGSNSTTTGSGFSSGFGSSMESKSSGWGM; translated from the exons ATGGCTGAGGTATATATTCGAgtggcagaagaagaaaatgaggaaCCAATGGAGATCCCGTCCGAGGACGACGGCACTGTTCTGCTTTCAACTGTGGCGGCTCAGTTTCCAGGAGCGTGCGGCCTACGCTTCAGGAGCCCGGTGTCTCAGTGTATGCGGGGAGTGCGTCTCGTGGAAGGGGTCCTGCACGCACCAGAAAACGGATGGGGGAATGTCGTATATGTGGTGAACTATCCGAAAG acaacaaaagaaaaatggaggaAATTGATGCCTCTTCTGCTGTGAAAATGAAGAGAGGGGACATGAAGACATCTGACCTGATTGTACTGGGTCTTCCATGGAAAACATCTGAGCAGGACCTTAAAGACTACTTTAGCACATTTGGAGAAGTCATTATGGTCCAG gTAAAACGAGACGCCAAGACTGGAAACTCTAAAGGATTTGGCTTTGTGAGGTTCACAGAATATGAGGCCCAAGAAAAGGTGATCTCCCAGCGCCATATGATTGACGGAAGATGGTGCGACTGCAAGCTCCCTAACTCAAAG CAAGGCCCAGATGAGCCATTGAGGAGCCGGAAAGTGTTTGTAGGCCGTTGCACAGAAGATATGACCACTGACGACCTGCGGCAGTTCTTTATGCAGTATGGTGAAGTCACGGATGTCTTCATCCCCAAGCCATTCCGTGCTTTTGCCTTCGTCACATTTGCAGATGATCAG GTTGCCCAGTCTCTCTGTGGAGAGGACCTAATAATCAAAGGTGTCAGTGTTCACATCTCAAATGCTGAGCCCAAACATGGCAATAGGCAGTTTGATCGCACAACACGGTTTGGGAATGGTTTTGGAGCTCAAGCATTTGGTAGTAGTCGTAGTGGGTTAGGGAGCAGCACTAACAGTAGTTTGGCTAATTTTGGTTCCTTCAGTCTGAACCCTGCTATGATGGCTGCTGCTCAGGCGGCTCTGCAGAGTAGTTGGGGGATGATGGGAATGCTGGCTAGTCAGCAGCAGACATCTACCTCAGGCAGCACCTCCAGTGGAACAAGCTCTAGTAGGGACCAGAGTCAGTCTTTCAGTACAGGCAACAGCAATTACGGCACCAGCTCAGCCAGTCTCGGCTGGGGAACAGGGTCAAACTCTACAACCACTGGTAGTGGGTTTAGCTCAGGTTTTGGGTCCAGTATGGAGTCAAAGTCATCTGGGTGGGGTATGTAA
- the cenps gene encoding centromere protein S, with protein MSVAKDETQQRLKAAVHYTVGLLVQKTGEDHHIKFSRQVVAAIAETAFRQCDIFAKDLEAFARHAKRSTVSSEDVKLAARRSTALSIYIQNKSEELNQEQRDLKKKSTGKRKSRDTEESIE; from the exons ATGTCTGTTGCTAAAGACGAGACGCAGCAG aggtTAAAGGCAGCAGTGCATTATACCGTGGGTCTTCTGGTGCAGAAGACGGGGGAGGACCACCACATAAAGTTCAGCCGACAGGTCGTAGCAGCGATAGCCGAGACAGCGTTCAGACAGTGCG ATATATTTGCTAAAGACCTGGAGGCCTTTGCAAG GCATGCTAAAAGAAGCACCGTGTCTTCAGAAGATGTAAAGCTCGCAGCCCGTCGCAGTACAGCGCTG tcgatctacatacaaaataaaagtgaagaaCTGAACCAGGAGCAGAGGGATTTGAAAAAGAAGAGCActgggaagaggaagagcagagacaCGGAGGAGAGCATAGAATAA
- the rbp7b gene encoding retinoid-binding protein 7 produces the protein MPVDFSGTWDFVSTVNFEGYMIALGIDFATRKIASMLKPQKVIKQDGDCFTIKTFSTFRNYETSFKIGEEVKEVTKGMDNRACQTVVNWENDKLVCVQKGEKKNRGWSHWIQGDELHLEITCEDQVCKQIFKRTL, from the exons ATGCCTGTCGACTTCAGCGGGACCTGGGACTTTGTCAGCACTGTCAATTTTGAGGGATACATGATTGCACTTG GCATTGATTTTGCAACACGCAAGATTGCCTCGATGTTGAAGCCCCAGAAAGTGATTAAGCAAGATGGAGATTGCTTCACAATCAAGACATTCAGTACTTTCAGAAATTATGAGACTTCGTTCAAAATTGGAGAAGAGGTCAAGGAGGTGACTAAAGGGATGGACAACAGGGCATGCCAG ACTGTGGTGAACTGGGAAAATGATAAGCTGGTGTGTGTtcagaaaggagagaagaagaaccgAGGGTGGAGTCACTGGATTCAGGGAGACGAGCTTCATCTG GAAATTACTTGTGAGGATCAAGTCTGCAAGCAAATTTTTAAAAGGACTCTGTGA